A part of Tachysurus vachellii isolate PV-2020 chromosome 4, HZAU_Pvac_v1, whole genome shotgun sequence genomic DNA contains:
- the s1pr5b gene encoding sphingosine 1-phosphate receptor 5b, with the protein MNCTSFSSRSSSWSFSNFYADYYNNSVILLHYNCIGKLKQDKYKDGLKPEAIAFILICLLIVVENTIVLVAIWKNKKFHLPMYYLLGNLTLSDLLAGFTYMLNIIMSGPNTLHLTPLLWFLREGGVFITLAASVISLLAIAIERHITMVKMKPYHGTKRNRMFALIGASWALAVLLGVLPVIGWNCIHELQLCSTVLPLYAKSYVLFCVTVFSAILLAIVVLYGRIFHSVKRNTKRLGSIRRKGLARRSQKYMALLKTVTIVLGVFIACWLPLFLLLLLDFVCQTGACSILFKADYFLGVAMINSLINPIIYTLTSKDMRRAIIKLLCHHCLINKDGQIKKIGIPFLECSLSKTETAVHRGFETTISSGNGTSSPIRIISPKIKAVKL; encoded by the coding sequence atgaattgtACTTCCTTCTCCTCAAGGTCCTCCTCATGGTCTTTCTCCAACTTTTACGCTGATTACTATAACAACAGTGTCATTTTGCTGCACTATAATTGCATAGGGAAACTGAAACAGGACAAATACAAGGATGGGCTCAAACCAGAAGCTATCGCATTCATTCTCATTTGCTTGCTTATTGTTGTGGAAAACACAATTGTCCTGGTGGCCATCtggaagaacaagaagtttcaCCTGCCCATGTATTACTTACTAGGCAACCTGACACTGTCAGATCTGCTGGCCGGATTCACGTACATGCTCAATATTATCATGTCAGGTCCCAACACACTTCATCTGACCCCTCTGCTTTGGTTTCTGAGGGAGGGTGGAGTCTTCATCACGCTCGCCGCATCAGTCATCAGCCTCTTGGCCATCGCCATAGAGCGTCACATCACCATGGTGAAGATGAAGCCCTATCATGGGACCAAACGCAATCGCATGTTTGCCTTGATTGGTGCCAGCTGGGCGCTGGCTGTGTTGCTCGGCGTGTTGCCTGTCATAGGCTGGAACTGCATACATGAACTACAACTGTGCTCCACTGTGCTTCCACTCTATGCCAAGAGCTACGTCCTGTTCTGCGTCACTGTCTTCAGTGCCATTTTGCTTGCCATTGTTGTGCTATACGGGCGCATCTTTCACTCTGTCAAGAGGAATACAAAGAGGTTAGGCAGCATACGGCGCAAGGGCTTGGCACGGCGCTCACAAAAGTACATGGCCCTGCTTAAGACGGTAACCATCGTCCTGGGGGTTTTCATTGCCTGTTGGCTGCCGCTCTTCCTACTCTTACTGCTGGACTTTGTATGCCAAACTGGAGCATGCTCCATCTTGTTCAAAGCAGACTACTTTCTTGGGGTGGCGATGATCAACTCGCTGATCAACCCAATTATATACACACTGACGAGCAAGGACATGCGCAGGGCCATTATTAAGCTGCTCTGTCATCATTGTTTGATCAACAAAGATGGTCAAATAAAGAAGATCGGAATACCTTTCCTGGAGTGCAGCTTAAGCAAAACAGAGACAGCCGTTCACCGTGGCTTTGAGACTACCATCTCCTCTGGAAATGGCACATCCTCCCCAATTCGAATCATTTCCCCAAAAATCAAAGCTGTCAAACTGTGA